In Zea mays cultivar B73 chromosome 7, Zm-B73-REFERENCE-NAM-5.0, whole genome shotgun sequence, the following proteins share a genomic window:
- the LOC109941019 gene encoding LOW QUALITY PROTEIN: luminal-binding protein 3-like (The sequence of the model RefSeq protein was modified relative to this genomic sequence to represent the inferred CDS: substituted 1 base at 1 genomic stop codon), with protein MGNGITRLTAVKRQATKDAGVIADLNVARIINEPTAAAIAYGLDKKGGEKNILVFDLGGGTFDVSILTIDNGVFEVMATNGDTHLGGEDFDQRIMEYFIKLIKKKYSKDNRALGKLRREAKRAKRALSNQHQVRVEIESLFDGTDFSEPLTRARFEELNNDLFRKTMGPVKKAMEDAGLEKSQIHEIVLVGGSTRIPKVQQLLKDYFNGKEPNKGVNPNEAVAFGAAVQGSILSGEGGDETKDILLLDVAPLTLGIETVGGVMTKLIPRNTVIPTKKSXVFTTYQDQQTTVSIQAFSVIANSPLLIDLSCVLDHVVSELTAFLRKEEELKRGELEADKDKMMREYRAQLDALDC; from the exons ATGGGTAATGGAATTACAAGACTTACAGCTGTCAAG AGGCAGGCAACCAAGGATGCTGGTGTCATTGCCGACCTCAATGTTGCTAGGATCATCAATGAGCCAACTGCTGCTGCTATTGCCTATGGTTTGGACAAGAAGGGTGGCGAGAAGAACATCCTTGTCTTTGACCTTGGTGGTGGTACTTTTGATGTCAGTATCTTGACCATTGATAACGGTGTGTTTGAGGTGATGGCCACCAATGGTGACACCCATCTTGGAG GTGAGGATTTTGACCAGAGGATCATGGAATACTTCATCAAGTTGATCAAGAAGAAGTACAGCAAGGACAACCGTGCTCTTGGGAAGCTGAGGAGGGAAGCTAAGCGTGCCAAGAGAGCCCTGAGCAACCAGCACCAGGTCCGAGTTGAGATCGAGTCCCTCTTTGACGGGACCGACTTCTCGGAGCCGCTGACCCGTGCTAGGTTTGAGGAGCTGAACAACGATCTGTTCCGCAAGACTATGGGCCCTGTCAAGAAGGCCATGGAGGACGCTGGCCTTGAGAAGAGCCAGATCCACGAGATCGTCCTGGTTGGTGGAAGCACCAGGATTCCCAAGGTCCAGCAGCTCCTAAAGGACTACTTTAATGGCAAGGAGCCCAACAAGGGTGTGAACCCTAATGAGGCTGTTGCCTTTGGTGCCGCGGTGCAGGGAAGCATCTTGAGCGGCGAGGGTGGTGACGAGACAAAAG ATATCCTCCTCCTTGATGTGGCTCCTCTCACCCTGGGTATTGAGACCGTTGGTGGAGTCATGACCAAGTTGATCCCGAGGAACACTGTCATCCCAACCAAGAAGTCGTAGGTGTTCACCACCTACCAGGACCAGCAGACCACTGTCTCCATCCAG GCATTTTCAGTTATTGCGAATTCACCTCTACTTATTGATCTCTCGTGTGTCCTAGATCATGTTGTTTCTGAGCTCACAGCTTTCCTTCGTAAG GAAGAGGAACTGAAAAGGGGCGAGCTGGAGGCTGACAAAGACAAAATGATGAGAGAGTATAGAGCTCAACTGGATGCTTTGGACTGTTAG